The window TATAGCTTTTTGTATCAGACATTCCGTTAAAACAAAAAATCATCCGTCGGCATAAGTCGGCAGATGATTTTTTGTTATCCGAAAAGAAATCCGTACTTATTATAAGATTTTATATATTCCTTGTGTTTTTAATTACCTTTTCCCCTATTCCAGAATACAATATAGAAGAAAAATATGAATTGGAGATATGGCCATGGAAATGAAAATATACAATTGCACCAACCCAGATATCATTCATTTGCCAAATTCCAGAAAATCTAAAAAAGCAAAACCTGTAGAAGTAGAAGAAGATCCCGTTCAGAAATTTAAAAATAATCCGGATTCCTTTTTCCCGTCGATCATCCCACCTGCTAAACCGCGCTCCAAATAATTGATCCCCGCCCTGTAAAAGGGCGGTTTTAATAAATTCAGTTATTTTGGACAAACTAACGCTATCAAAATAAGGGAGGATAAAATTATGAGTGATGAAGTAAAACGTAAATTAAAATTAGAAGATGAGGATTCATTTTTCAATTCCGAATGTGTTATCTCATCAACTGAGTGCACCGGCCTTATTCAAACTCCGCCTATATCCGAAGATGAAGCGGAATCCTATACCAAGATTTACGATGTTCCAAAACCTGAAAACAAGAATGACAATGGTTTGCAGCATGAATGATTGATCCGCCGCCTTCCGGAAGGTAGCTTGTTCATGTCAACGAATGGTTCCAATAAATCAAAAATTCTTTCAACTTCGGGTATTGATATATTGTTAAAACTACTTTTGATATTTCAAAAATTAATTCCAACTCTCGGCATAATTGCATATCATAATGTTGAGGTGTTATTATGTTAAAATTACCTTTTATCTGGTGGTGGTTTCCTCCGCGTTTTCCGAGAACCCCAAGGCAGCCACGTTACCGCAGACGCCGTTCATAAACTATCCTTTTCGCCGCCGCTGGTTTGATATCATCGGCGGCTTTTTTTTAATTATTTTTGCAGTCTTAAACATTGACCGGTTAAAAGCTTAATGCGTAAAACCGATTGACTTTTTTTCACAGACTGCTATAATTAACAGGAAATTTGCGCTGTATCCATTTATGGAACAGCAGCAGGAGGTAATAAAATTGAATAAACAATCCGCAAAGTATGGAGACTTTATCCTCACGGCACTGTTTGCCGCCATCATTCTCGTGCTGGCTTTTACACCTATTGGTTTCATCAATTTGGTGATCATAAAAGCCACCATTATTCACATTCCTGTAATCATTGGTTCCATTGTGCTTGGCGCGAAACGAGGGGCGATTTTAGGTGGATTTTTTGGCCTGACAAGCCTTCTCAGCAACTTTATGACACCGTCGGTTCTGTCTTTTGCGTTCTGCCCCTTCATTCCTGTTCCAGGTACCACACACGGAAGCCCCCTTGCACTTGTTATCTGCTTTGTTCCGCGTATTCTGGTGGGCATTGTACCGTATTATGTGTATCAATTTGTACAGAAACTTTCGAAGAACAGTTCAAAAGGAGAATATCTGTCCCTATTGCTTGGCGGAATTTCCGGGGCTGTTACCAACACTGTATTGGTGATGAGCCTGATTTATTTTCTCTTTAAAGAAGCCTATGCAACAGCGAAATCCATTCCGATAAGTGCGGTGACCGGCGTCGTACTTGGTATTGTCGGAACAAACGGTGTGCCGGAGGCTCTTGTGGCTGCCGTGATTACGGTTGCGGTATGTAAGCCGTTGCTGCAGCTGCGAAGAAAAGAGCATTAGAGCACACGAAATATGACAATAAATAATAAAGTAGGTGCTTTTACATGATTCTTGCCATTGACGTTGGCAATACGAATACTGTGTTGGGCTGCATGGATGACGATAAAATTCATTTTACTGCTCGTTTTGCCACAGACCGCACGAAGACGAGCGACGAATACGCCATTCTCGTGCAGAATCTGTTCATGGTGAACCGCTGTACATTTTCGAAGATAGAAGGCGGAATCATTTCCTCCGTTGTCCCGGAACTTTCTGTTGTTTTGCAGGAAGCGGTTGAAAAAGTCACCGAGAAAGTTTCGCTTATTGTTGGTTCCGGCGTAAAAACCGGATTGAATATTCTCATTGACAACCCTGCGCAGCTTGGCAGCGACCTTGTGGTGGACGCGGTAGCCGCCTATGCCGAATACCCAAAGCCTGCCCTTATTTTTGATATGGGCACCGCCACCACTCTCTCTGTTTTAGACGAGCGGGGAAACTATATCGGCGGCATGATAATGCCCGGCGTACACCTTGCCATGGAAGCGCTTTCCAGGGAAACTGCGCAGCTGCCTCACATTAGTTTGGAGGCGCCCAAAAAAATCACCGGCACAAATACCGTGGACTGCATGAAAAGCGGCGCAATCTTCGGGAATGCCGCCATGCTGGACGGGGTGATTGACCGTATTGAACAGGAATTGCGGCAGCAGGCCACCGTGGTGGCTACGGGCGGACTTGCACATCATATCATCCCTTATTGCAGACGCAAGATTATCTGTGACAATGACTTAACTTTAAAAGGCTTGTATATTATTTATAAAAAAAATGTTAAATGAATGAAAAAGGGCTGAAATCCGTTGGGTTTCAGCCCTTTTCCTGTTGTAGATGAGAAATCATATTCAAATCATCGGCAGGCCGTTCTTGAATATTGCAGGATCATATAAAAGGAAAAAGTTTACAATTCAAATAAACAGAAACATGGATATACTATGTTTATCGCATTGTCATAATTTTTATAATAAAAATAACCAATGAAAATTGTCAGTATTCTAATCTGCTTTATAATAAATTCCAATGCGTGGAGATATGATTATGAAAAAAAAAGAAAAAGGGCTGTCCGCATTGCAGCTTACAATGATGGCGCTGGGAACTGTAATTGGAGGTTCCTTTTTTCTTGGCTCATCGGTTGCAATTCATGCTGCGGGTCCATCTATTTTAACATCCTACATTTTGGGCGGCATCCTGGTTTATTTTATTCTTTTTGCTCTGTCTGAAATGACAGTAGCAAATCCTGATGCAGGTTCATTCCGCTCTTTTGCAGCACAAGCTTACGGTCAGGGAACGGGGTTTGTTGTAGGATGGGTATACTGGACCGGAATGATTCTCGCCATGTCCAGTGAGGCCACAGCCGTCTCCATTCTTGTGCGTGAATGGATACCGAATATATCAATATCCCTGTTCGGAAGTCTCATCATCATCAGTGTTACTCTTTTGAATTTATTGGGAGCCCATCAGCTCAGCAAACTGGAAAGCGGCCTTGCGGCAATTAAACTCCTTGCAATTGCTTCCTTCATTATCATAGCAGTTCTGTTGATCTTAGGATTCTTTCCGGGCAATTCAGCAATCGGCACAGGGGTACTGGCGAACGAACCCCTGATGCCGGGAGGTATCAGGGGCATTGCAGGAAGTATGCTCATTGTGATGTTCTCCTATGCGGGATTTGAAATCATTGGATTGGCGTCTTCAGAAGCAGACAATCCCAAAGAGACCGTTCCAAAAGCCATTAATTATACGGTAATTTGCCTTGTAGGATTTTATATTATTTCAGTAGCCGTACTTCTTCCTCTTATTCCGACTGCCGATATCA of the uncultured Caproiciproducens sp. genome contains:
- a CDS encoding ECF transporter S component; protein product: MNKQSAKYGDFILTALFAAIILVLAFTPIGFINLVIIKATIIHIPVIIGSIVLGAKRGAILGGFFGLTSLLSNFMTPSVLSFAFCPFIPVPGTTHGSPLALVICFVPRILVGIVPYYVYQFVQKLSKNSSKGEYLSLLLGGISGAVTNTVLVMSLIYFLFKEAYATAKSIPISAVTGVVLGIVGTNGVPEALVAAVITVAVCKPLLQLRRKEH
- a CDS encoding type III pantothenate kinase; this encodes MILAIDVGNTNTVLGCMDDDKIHFTARFATDRTKTSDEYAILVQNLFMVNRCTFSKIEGGIISSVVPELSVVLQEAVEKVTEKVSLIVGSGVKTGLNILIDNPAQLGSDLVVDAVAAYAEYPKPALIFDMGTATTLSVLDERGNYIGGMIMPGVHLAMEALSRETAQLPHISLEAPKKITGTNTVDCMKSGAIFGNAAMLDGVIDRIEQELRQQATVVATGGLAHHIIPYCRRKIICDNDLTLKGLYIIYKKNVK
- a CDS encoding amino acid permease, which gives rise to MKKKEKGLSALQLTMMALGTVIGGSFFLGSSVAIHAAGPSILTSYILGGILVYFILFALSEMTVANPDAGSFRSFAAQAYGQGTGFVVGWVYWTGMILAMSSEATAVSILVREWIPNISISLFGSLIIISVTLLNLLGAHQLSKLESGLAAIKLLAIASFIIIAVLLILGFFPGNSAIGTGVLANEPLMPGGIRGIAGSMLIVMFSYAGFEIIGLASSEADNPKETVPKAINYTVICLVGFYIISVAVLLPLIPTADINENMSPLVAALNRRGIGWAGSVMNFVLVTAILSTMLAAMFGLGRMMRSLADEGLAPVWLKDEKDVPRRGILFSGFSMLLGLGLGLLFPRVYLFLISSGGFALLFTYIIIMATHIRFRRQHGCPPDGKCQVRGYPYTSLLVLLSLIVVVVSMPFVSGQASGLMAGIIMVVFYSLCYIAVRLFYLSHKSAISHKEAIKKIFNENLSTEFSGELTSANKRDKDFDKK